A single window of Planctomycetota bacterium DNA harbors:
- a CDS encoding DUF433 domain-containing protein: MERSYDLLFDRIWIDPARCAGKPCIRGHRIWVSLVLGLLASGATVAEILADYPGLEEDDIRACLAYGSELARERFVDIPLEAP; this comes from the coding sequence ATGGAACGTTCGTACGATCTCCTGTTCGACCGCATCTGGATCGATCCCGCGCGGTGTGCCGGCAAGCCGTGCATTCGCGGTCATCGGATCTGGGTGTCGCTCGTGCTCGGCCTGCTCGCATCAGGCGCCACCGTGGCGGAGATTCTGGCCGACTACCCGGGGCTCGAGGAGGACGACATCCGGGCCTGCCTGGCATACGGCTCCGAGCTGGCCCGCGAGCGATTCGTGGACATTCCGCTTGAAGCGCCGTGA